A window from Scheffersomyces stipitis CBS 6054 chromosome 7, complete sequence encodes these proteins:
- a CDS encoding repeat protein 1, with protein MMFHVLLYLILNFCLVNAVMTTSYSKAIGLFTSGTASFAKNSGVIRVGSRDAPRDGINPYFVPLNFYSFDNYSKLKAISSILNAAVEAGATGDILYLYNYIAFNGEEGNVALTNYTSNFKDEVCLFLKTYEANSTLELSETTADKKLSTYYKNFPVGDCGGDVGGDFSSHGYKT; from the coding sequence ATGATGTTTCATGTACTCCTATATCTTATTTTAAATTTCTGTTTGGTCAACGCTGTTATGACGACTTCTTATTCTAAAGCAATAGGCTTGTTCACAAGTGGAACAGCGTCTTTTGCAAAGAATTCTGGGGTGATCAGAGTAGGTTCTAGAGATGCGCCTCGTGATGGTATTAATCCGTATTTCGTTCCTTTGAATTTCTACCTGTTTGACAACTATTCTAAGTTGAAAGCGATTTCTAGTATACTaaatgctgctgttgaagcTGGAGCTACCGGTGACATATTGTATTTGTACAATTACATTGCTTTTAATGGTGAAGAAGGGAATGTGGCCTTAACAAATTATACTTCAAACttcaaagatgaagtttGCCTATTTTTGAAGACATACGAAGCTAATTCAACATTAGAATTATCAGAAACTACAGCGGACAAGAAGCTATCTACGTATTATAAGAATTTCCCAGTTGGAGATTGCGGAGGGGATGTCGGTGGAGATTTCAGTTCTCATGGATATAAGACTtaa
- a CDS encoding predicted protein gives MISILVSIFLSFLGIVTAAINDPAYYNSLSSFINKEHNFSKGNGTISVEAASLVYNKRSEYDSYFKDFSFYSFDAFDKLVQLHSLLKDAELASATGDRLYLYNYIAFNGQDEQVELSSSSAFKQEVCKFLDINSLNDTSTLSASSGNADLSLFYQQIQIEDCGKSKNIARDSTSCDGSHAPNAGNCQALADDLEYNHGGDVFSDSPRSYCLAGCCVSWSAPISATGDWLSAKAGWCIQQCVNAGLSCEIFGVVYANKTLDFCLSYRADGCT, from the coding sequence ATGATTTCTATTTTGgtttcaatttttcttAGCTTTCTCGGCATTGTCACTGCGGCAATCAACGATCCTGCTTACTACAattcattatcttcttttattAACAAGGAacacaacttttcaaaggGCAACGGAACTATTTCCGTAGAAGCTGCTTCGTTGGTTTACAATAAGAGAAGCGAGTACGATTCCTACTTTAAAGACTTCTCGTTTTATCTGTTTGATGCTTTCGACAAGTTGGTTCAATTGCATTCATTGCTTAAAGATGCAGAGTTAGCAAGTGCAACTGGTGATAGATTGTACTTGTATAATTACATCGCATTCAACGGACAAGACGAGCAAGTCGAACttagttcttcttcagctttcAAGCAGGAGGTATGCAAATTTTTGGATATCAATAGCCTCAACGATACTTCTACCTTATCAGCAAGTTCAGGAAACGCAGATTTGTCATTGTTCTACCAACAGAtccaaattgaagactGCGGTAAGTCGAAAAATATCGCCAGAGATAGCACTAGTTGTGATGGAAGTCATGCTCCTAATGCTGGTAATTGTCAGGCCTTGGCCGACGACCTTGAGTATAATCATGGTGGAGATGTATTTAGTGATTCTCCAAGATCGTATTGCCTCGCAGGATGTTGTGTATCATGGAGTGCACCTATATCTGCTACAGGAGATTGGCTTTCTGCAAAAGCTGGTTGGTGTATTCAACAATGTGTTAATGCAGGGTTGAGTTGTGAAATTTTTGGTGTTGTTTACGCAAACAAAACACTTGACTTTTGTTTAAGTTACAGAGCGGATGGGTGTACCTAG